The nucleotide window CTTTTTGCtttcaggcacagcattgctgcagctcagctggaggagaagctggcTGATGCTCAcaagcagctgggacagctgcagGCCCAGGAAGCCAGGCTGCAGCGggagcagaagaaagcagacaCCCACAAGAAGATGACTGAGTTCTAGGTGCTGAGGAAGGTGTTGGATTGCAGGGATTGTCCTTCTGGTGCTCCTGGCCTCAGAGCCTGGGTGagctgtcctgctctgctgggcctCAGGCTGCCCTGACTAAAACTGggcaaaaaagcagcagtttctggATGCTTCTGAGCTCTTCTGGGAGGGGGAGGAGTGCACATCCATCCAGCCCCGAAAGCATTCAGTGAGCTGGGCCTTGGATGAGGCCTAGCTACAAGGAATACAATTCTCTGCTCTCTTGCAcacttctttccttcattttccctgCAGTAGCAGCTCCATCCAGAGTCTGTGGGTGCTCAGGTGATAACACTGCTGGCTACAAACCAGCCGAGGGGGCTTGGACAGCCCCACATCCTGCCATCAACTGTGGCTTCTGTCTGTGGCCACTTGCCAAGCACAGGTGCAGGCAGGGTCCCAAGCACGGTTGGGTGAAAACATCAAAGGTGAAGTGCTTTagctgctctctgccttctGGTTTTTACTATGGGATTTATCTGAGAATTCCCATTTTTTGGGGGAGCAGTTCTTTGTAGCCCTAGtgtaaggaaaagaaggaaaactgacAGCTCAGAGGTGGGAaccagcagcctggagcatcAGATTCCAGCAGTTTGACTGTAAGAGTATCCCAGGACATGCTGTAGCCAAACTCACTGGCTTGGCATGGAAAGCTGCCTGGTTCCACAAGTAGAGTGCCACAGCTGGGGGAATAAGCCAGCAGCATAACAGGATTCCCAACCTTGTGATTTTTGCCACCATTAGTTGGGTTTTTCTGTCTGAGGTGGCTCACTGAACACAGGTCCTTTTACTAAAAAACCTCAGGACCCAGatccaggttggacagggccCTGGATCAGCACAAAGAGCAAGATCTGTGTGTGCCCAGtgtgcagccctgcagtgggagAGCTtggggtggggctgggctgaCAGCAGGCCAGGCAAGCCAAATACCCTTCCCTGCAATGTGGAAAGTGTTTGGACAAGAAGGATGTCCTCTCCCCTTGGTTACATTCTGCGTTGGTGGTGGCCAGTCCTTGCCTCAGAGGAGATGCTGGTTTCATTATCTGGTGGTATTTTTGCATTgtaaaggcttttttttaaaaaaaaagtttgcaatTCATGCCAGTATCTTAAGggcaccatttttttttaatttaatgaaccgttttccttttattctgtGAGTCATTTTTCTAAAGAAGAGGTTCGTTTAGTACCTCCTTTTTTATCTATCCCtaagaacagattaaaaaacaGGCTGTCAGCCTGGACAGGGCTGTGCCTGCTTGTAGAGTCAGGCTGCCAAAGGAACCAGAAAATCTGAGACTGAAGAAGACACGATCAGAGCTGTTCAGGTCATGTGGGATTTCACATTGCTGCAGACACACTCAGAAACGCAGTGAGACAGCAAAACCTAACAAGATGAGCATCTTAAGGAAACCTGTGGGAGTGAGCCTCTGCTCCTGAAGAGCACCTGGATCATGCTGTGATCTTCGTGGATGTGGGAAGTGGCATGGGCTGCCTTGGGCACTTCAACATCCATTGGTTCCTCTTGGGATTGGCTGTACTGTCCTCATTGTTCTGAATTTGTGTTCTCCACACTCGGGGCTCAACTCAAGGGTTTAACAATGGCCCTTCCCTCACAAATGACTCTTTGTTTCTCACACTTGAGTGCTGAGTGGTGACAAGGATTAATTCGCCCAGCTTAGCATGGATGCTTACTGAAGTGGCCCATGGctggagagctgagctgggcagaGAAAATGGGGGGGATTTATTTTGTGCTCTGAGACTGTTTATCATCATCTCTTTAGGAACTGGGTGTATTAGCCCTGTGTCTTGGCTCATATTTTGACCCTTCCTTGGGATCTCCACAGCCTGACTTGCCAGGCTCCTATTCCAGCGGCTGCCACCTCTCACCCAGCGCAGTTCACATCCCTGATGAATAAAgttggtgtttatttttcccctctctccttgTAAGGCGTTGCTCATTTGCAAGGTAATGATGATCTGGGGCGCCCCATTCTTTCCTTATATTGCCCTGAGCTGCCGGAGGAGCCGGGAGGagccgggcggggagcgggcgcGGCAGAGGGTGCTCGTGTGTGCCGGGAGCCTGCGGAGCCCGGGAGCCGCGGCGCCTCCCGCGCCGGCTGCGAGCACAGACCCAGCCTACCCCTGGGTGAAGCCACCACCTCCGAGGCCAGGAAGCTGTGCCGTGTGTGCCCCGCGTCTGCTCACAGCCGGCTGCTCCTCAGAGAGTGGGAGAGCTCACATCGGGATGTTGGAAATGTGCAGGAGCCCCTGATTGGGACTTGCTGTGGgataaaagaaatgaagttcTACGGGCTGGCTGGCAAGGAGGAGAGCGTGATCAGATTCGTGTGCTCCACACTCACTGGATTTTGAATTCCTGCAAGTAAGTGGTGGTGGCTTTCCTGTGCCTGGGAAACGGGGAATCTGCAGCTAAACCAGAGGCGGAAATACTTTAAACCCCGCCATGTATATAGAAGTTGCAGCGTTGTTGGAGATGCTGTTGGGGCTGGATAGACTGGACAGGCAggattcctgctctgctctgggaagccTCAGCTGGGTTCAACTTTATGAGTTGGGCTCCAAGTTGTGTCACTCCATGCtttgtgctctgcagctgggcttgaaagggaagaaaaggtggtgagcttggcagcactgctgggatcCCATGGCTGGAGTCTGGAGGCTGAGTGGGAGCTGATTGCTTTTGGGATAAATTAACTCAGTTCAGAGGTGTGTGGCATTGTGGAAATTTCCAGTTGTATTGTGGGTAGGGGGACAGGAGTATTGCTGGTGTGTGCAACGGGGAAATGCTGAGCTCCTGGTTATGGGTGAGGAGGCTTGAGAATGTGGTCACTGAAATGCTGTCTTCTGTAAACCTAAGATGATGTACAAATACTTCATTTGTGGCAAAAAAAGCCACTGTGGTAGGCAGATGATTCTCAAGAGGACACATCTCCTTAATACACCCATCCCGTAGTGTGGAATGTGGCTTCCCGTAACAGCAGCTCCAAGCTCTCCACTGGTCTCCTGCTgtggctcagctctgcagaaaaccTCTTGAGCAGGTTCTTGCCTTGGAggagcatttttcttcccaagtgaaTGTTCAGCAACTAGGGAAGggtgggaagaaagaaaagtgttgAAATGGTGTCAGCCTTGAGCAAAGCCCTGTGGTGTGGGCAGACAGTCATTCTTCCAAAGGTTTTAAAGTCATGTTTTCTCAAAAGCCACTCCAGCACATGAGCAGCAATTAGAACTGCAGCTAGAAGTGTGCATCCAAGTTTTCAGACATTTGGGTCTGGCATTTAGAAGTATGGTTGGCACCTTCTAAATCAAAAGCCTCAGGAGGTGTTTGACCATGAAATCTCATTACAGAGATGAGCGAAGTGGGTGAGATCTTGTGCCTGCTTTTTTGAAATAGTCTTACATTTCACAAATTGCACCCCAGGGTCTAGGGCAGATTCAGTGTTGTGACTAACTGTAAACAGCGCTTTCACTTTTtgtaattgaaaagaaaaaaatccatctacTTCTGCTTCTTGTGCCTTTTTTGAAGCACAGCTCCCTGGGGTACCCAAGCAGAGTTTGCTGCAGCCGTGTGCACAGTTGCTGATGGAAATCAGTTCAAAATGTTCCTCCTGGTTTCGTGCAAATAGGCTTTGAGTAGCTTCGCAGACTTTTTTCTTGCAACCCTGCACTGAACACTGTGTGGTTTTATCAGAAGAGATGAATCAGAGACCAGGCagaatcagcagcagcagcccttggcTTTGCAGTGAATTTAATCTTGCTTTCATGAAGCCGAGATGAGGAAATTGCACCTTTTCTAGGACTCACAAAAAACTCCCACACCATGGAGTAGCAAACCATCTGCCTTTAGGGTGCCTGTGCTCGGGTGTCACACATAGGGGAGTGATCCCTCCTCGGAGGGCTGTGGGTGTTGTCGCATGTACGCAACGGCTGTGACCGCCCTCGTCTTCAAAGCCACCTCGGCTGGCAGAGCCGGCGCCTTACGAAACGCTGTCTGCTGAGTCTCCTGCcccgggagcagccccaggactGGGAGATCGATCGATAACTTTATTGGCAGGAAATTCGGGTGTAGGTTTCAGAAGGTCTGGCTGAGACTTTGCCTTGCAAAGCTGCTCAGTCCTACCTGAGTGCCTTCAGTCAGGCACTGGGTTCTGCTGGCAAATCTGTGATTTTGGGAGACCCAATGTGTTGTCCCAAGAAGTGGCTTCTCCCAGTGGCTGCTGAGCCTGAGCACTGAGGAGCTTGCACTGGGCAGTTTCACTGGTCAGAAATCCTGGAGTGACCACCGACCTGCCCTACAGAAAGTAGGCCAGAAGAATTCCTCCGCATTCATTTCTACTCAAGAAAGTCTCTCCCTTCAATCTTCAAAATTCAGGGATGGAAAATCCCCCTGCTGTGGGATAAGCTGCCCCATCTGTGCCTGCCTCAGCATGCTGAAAGCTTCCACCTCGACTCCAACATCACACCAGCTCCGGCCGTCGAACCTCGTTAGAACTTTGTCTGCTCAACTCCAGagcctgctcagctctgccctgctcctgcagcccacgATTCCATCACTCTAATGAGCTGAACGAGTCCAGCGAGGAGCTTCAGGCTCTGTCTAACGCACCGGCCCTTTTGCAGGTAACCCGTATAATTAGTGTATGCTCAGACAGAAAAGCTGTGTTGTCTAATTAAAACGTTGTTGGAAAGGGAAcagcctccccttcccagctctgatCTAAGCCAGTCTGTCCAGCCTGGTTAGTCCTTAAAACCTCTCTGTCTCACTTTCTACCTTGAAATAATTGCTCTCCAGGGTTCATGCTTCAGTCAGGGCAGTTTCCAAAGGCATGGGAAGTTCTTAGATAAAAGGGTGCTTTCAGATAAAAGGGTGCTGCAAATGGGCAGAGACCTGCTGGTTATTGGGGTAAAAATGTGCCAAAGATGCTGCTGTGTGactgggggtgcaggggagaggggagatCCTGTGGGTCTGCAGTAGCTTCTGAGATTTACACAAGGCAGGGTGGCTTCTCACCAGAGCTCATCTGGGCTTTGTCATCCGGATGAAGATACGCAAGAGGGTGAGTAAGGGATGCTCAGCATGTCCCGCTGGATCTCTGGGTCCCCATCTGTGCTGGTGGAAGCTgtcctgcccagctgtgcccagggaccCTGCTGCTGGGCCCATTTGGATCAGCTACCGCAGCTTCTTGGAGCTGTGCTTCACTCCAGGAACTGCCTCCATCTCCTTTCGGATCAGGCATTTCCTGGGTGTCGGTGTCAGGCCAGCCTTTTTTTGTAGAGCAGGgtgcacagagctgagctgtgcagagctgggagccgCAGCCGCTGCCGACGCTGGTGCAGCTGAAGGGATGCCAGCTTTTGCTCTGGGTTTGCAGTGCACTGgcagccgggcagggacagggatggtggCATGGGGATGGTGACACAGGGGTCGGCAAAAGCCTCCTGGGGAAGGTGGTGATCCTGACAGGCTGGGGAGCATCCGTGCTTTGTGTCgggctccccagcaccctcctgcctctgcacctcttgctctggctctgctgctgccgcAGTTTGCAGGGGATGGCTTTTGCCTTGAGGAAGGCACAGGGACAAGGGCTGGATTTGGGCAAGGCACAGATTTAAGCAGACGAAAGGGATGGGAAGATTGGGTGTTTTCTGCTCTGGCgtcacagcagagagcagctgcagacCTGGGGTTGTGGTGGCACAGGGAACGTGGGGTCTGTGTGaatctgctgcaggaggagcatgTCCTGATGCATTCTGCTGAGCCCGGGGcatgaggagggagaggaaggagaggctgAAGCTCACCCTATTTCCAGGAAGTTGAGTCATCCTGCCTGTCCTTTCTGGCCTCCCCTATGCTCAGGAGCAGTGTCACCCCCATCCCGCAACCTGGGGTactgtccccgtgtccccagaaGGCATTCTGGCATTTTTAGGGTGTCTCCAGAGGATTTTCAGGGCCCCTGGGGCATGTCCTTTTCACCATTTCGTAGCAACTTGTGAGCTTGAatcctgctggttttgttggattgtttttttcaaaaggaaCCAGAATCTGAAGTTTTCTCCTGTGGTGGCAGAGTACCCACTGCCGAGTGTCCACActgggctgggcactggagGTGTTATGGTGACCCTGGGGAGGGCAATCGCTGGCCAGAAAATGGGACACCCAGTGAAATGTCCCCGTCCAGAGCATCTAGAGAGACCCCCTGCTGGGGGACTGTGCTGCAGGGGTCCCTCAAGCCCTGGGGGTCATTGAGCACCATTTCGTGCCGTGGtgagcccagcagctcccggcTGAACCCCAGCTCGTGTTCTCTGTCCCCAGAGCTCGGCCCTGCAGTGGTGTTGGAAGCGGCTCCCCCATGGCTGCAGCCGGCGGCGAGGGGACAGAAGTGACCCGGCTCCTGCCGGCCGGcgctgccctggccctgctcgGTGGCCTGGTCTACCTGGGCGCCCTGTGCGCTGCCTGTAAACGGTACGTGCTGCCCACGgctcctcccctttccctcctggggctgggatgggccTGGGGATCCCCTCGGTGACATTTGGTGGCTGCAGGTGGAGACTCTGTGTGAGCCCATCCTGAGCTGCGACCACTGGGATCTgctcaccccaaacccccacctGTACCCCAGTGCAGCTCTACCTGGCTGATCCTGCatccctgtgtgctgcagccCCCCGGCACACCCCCTACACCCAAAAGCTCGGAGGAGCAGCCCAGAGAGGGCTGAGTTGTGAGTGGGATGGACAATGCCAGGGGCAATGCCGAGGTTGGTGCCAGTGGTGCCTTGCACAGCGCAGAAGGCTGCAGGATGCAATTGTGATGTCCCCAGCCAGCACAGACcgtgctgtggggctggggaaggaccAGGGATGTGGGTTTTGGGAGTGCCACGTTGGGGACCCGGGGCACCTGCTCCTCACCCTTGGCTTTGCCATCTGCCTTGGGCTCAGCCCCCCTTCTCcctgcaggaagggcaggaagaagGTTGCTCCGGACGGGGTGAAGCTCGTGGATGAGGTAAGAGGACGTTTGGGGGGCAGGATCGGCCCCGAGGGGTGGTCTGGGCTCTCAGCCCAGCCTGAGGGTGTGTGTTCCCCCACGGCAGGCCCTGCTCCGCCAGACGCAGCTGCGGTCACTCAGCAAGTCGGACACGAAGCTGCACGAGCTGTACCGGGTGAAGGTCAGAGACGACGGTGAGTGGCCGTGGAGCTGGGGGAGCCCAAGGGGCTGGTGGCCCTGGGCAACTGCCTGCAGTCCCCATGTTGCCCAGAGAGTACATCGTGTCATGGACAGACGTGGcactgtgctggcacaggggtTGGTACCTGTTGCATCCCCtgatttcctcttctctcccgcAGTCCAGCGTCCGGCCAGCCTGGATCTCGCTTGTCCCGCGGGCCCTGGAGGCGAATCCCTGCACAGCGCCGGCCTCCTGCACCGCGAGCTGCCCCAGATCCCCGTCCCTGAGCCCCCGGCCGCCTCCCCAGCCCCCGACCAGACCTACTCCAACCTGCTCTTCACCCCGCTGCGGAAACCAGCGCCAGACACTGTCTATGAGTGCCTGGCAGTGGAGGGCGAGGACGCCCCGGTGCCCCCCATGCCCTCTGGCACCCAGGTGTCCCCTCCACGGGCTGTGCATGGGGCAGCCGATTATGCCTGTGTCCATAAGGTGAAGAAGACGATGTCAGTGGAGGTGCAGGATGGGGCTGCGGCAGGGCCCCCTggaacacagcactgctgggatggTGCAGGCAATGCCCCCCAGGCCAAGGTACGACTCtggggggcagcagggatggggcatatTGGGGGGTCATTTAATTCCATGTCTCCCTGTAGTGCCCATGTTTGGAGTAAGGTATAAATTAGGATCCACTGCCAGGATCCTCCTGGGGGGCTTTCAGAAGATGGGGGGGACAAAATCATGAGGATGCAGGGATTGCCCCTAAACTCCCaccctaaaaaaaaattccttttgcagCTGGAAGAGATGTACTCAACGGTGTGCAAAGCCACCAGAAAGAAATCCCAGGTCCCTGCATCGAGCCAAAGGGCCGTGAAGGAGGCAGGTTCCGGGTGGCTGCCCCCCCTCCAGCAGGAGGGGGCCCCGGCAGCCCCAGGCCCCCCTGACCCCTGTTATGAGTCCATCAACGACAGAGCATGGACTGCTCAGGGCCGTGGCCCCGACCCTGACTATGAGGCCGTGGACATTAACTGGAAGAAGACGGCAAAACGGGGCAAGCTGGGGATGCCCTGTGTCCCCGAGAACCTGTACGAGAGTGTGGTGGACATTTGGGCAGGGGAGCCCCGGAAAGCCTCTGCAAGGACAGCGGCCAATGGGCTGGAGGTTTACATCACCAACCTATAGCcccccaggagcaggggcagggccaTAGCAGGGTCCCACCCGGCTGGACACTGTCAGGTGCCGGGGGACAGGTGCCAACAGCCCTGTGCCCACCAGagcagctgcatccctgcacACGCTCTCTGTATatattttctgttacttttctATGAGTGTCCttgtcccatcccagcccagctggtgCCAGCAGGTTGATGGTGGGATGTCCCAAGATGGGTATTTTGGGGGTGCTGTGTGCTGTGTGGGACCCCAGTGAGACAGGGCTGGTGCTGGCACCGAGATGGGAACAGGGTGGGGACcatgttttggggtgggggaatGACAGGGCTGTGGCCAGCCCCGTGCCTTGGGCTGCAGGATCAGACCCTCATCAGGGGGTTTCTACCATGACTGAGAGTCTCTGTCCTCTTCACACTGTGGGGGAGCCAAAggctccctccagcccccaggAAGCCCTGAGAAGCTTTGCTCCCATCACAGAACATCCCTTGTTATGGGGAGATGGGGTCAGCCCTGCCTTCATGAAATCATAgcatatcctgagttggaaaggacccacaagaGCTCATTGAGTCCgactcctgaccctgcacaggacaacacaaatttccctgctgtgggctgtgggcTCCGCTCCATCCTCCATTCCCACCCTTTCAGACCCATGCAAGGATGTCGCCATGGGCAGCCCTCTCCCAAACACCATTAAAAGCCTGAGAGAAGGTTTACACTCTTAAACTGAGTCTAAATCCCTGGTTctgagggctgctgctgctggtgcagctggtgctgggagagcagcttgGAGCACAGTGTGACTGTGAGTGCACCCGTCCTGGATGGGTGGTTTGGCACCTCTGAAATGGGGACACACAGCCACCGAGAGCTGCTGCGTGGAGTGatctgtgccagagcagagctttgCACAGGGCTGGGGTAGAAGCCAGGGCGTGTTTGCCCAGCACTTGCTTCCTGCTTACCTCGCCATTACTCACTCCCCTGGGTCCTGTGGCCTCCATGTGCCAAAAAAGCTTGGGTGAGCTGGATCTGTACCCCGACCCGCAGACCCCAGGGCTTAAACTTCACTCCTCTTCTCCCCGTGGGGAGTTGCACATCCCCGCCCCAAGGGACGCCCTGGTGAGGCAACGACGGTGGCTCTGGTCACATGGCCACCAGCCGGCCAGCGGCTGCCTGACCTCGTGGCACGATGGCCCGGTGCTCGCTGGAGCCAGGTGGAACCTGCAGCCCCTGTGTCGTGCcgtgctgtgccaggctgtgtggCAGGAAGCCACACGCCTTCCCTCAGCAGCTTTGCCCCTGCACCGCGGCAGGTGAAGAGATTAAAACCGAAAACGCGGCGCTCAGCAAACCCCGCTCAAGGCGTTAGAGCTGGAGGCACCCCAGGCGTCGTCAGCTCCGTGCTCGACGCCAAACCACAGCCGCCCTCGAGAGCTCCCATCCCCCTGCGAGATAAGGGCGCTGATAGAACACGGCTGGTGCCGGTGCTACCGCActcttcctgctgccagtgGCACCAGAACGACGCGTGGGCTccccccgcgctgcccccggcCGCACCCTTCCCCTGTTCCCCTTCTCCATCATCCCACCCCACATGGCTGGCTCCCTCCTACACCACCTGAACCCCCTGGGAGCTGTTTTGGGCTGTGTTGTCAGCCACAGGAGCATCACTTCCGTGTGGGATCAGTGTGGCTTCACTCCGGTCGCTGCGCTGCCCGTGGGCTGGGATGTGGGTACCACTGCGCCACCTCCCTGGGGGAAGGCAGGCTTGGAATGGCACCAGGGAACGGAAAgctcctgctgtggcagagcGGAGGTGGCCAAATTTGGTCTCCAATTTACCCCAGTAGCAGCAGAAGCCGTGCAGGGCTGCCTGCTTGCCCATAATCCCTGTGGGACGTGGGAGAGCCGGACTCAAATAAGAGAAAAACCGCGCAGTCCTCACGGTGATGGAAAATGTCCCTGGAACCCCGGTTGGAGGCTCGAAATCTGGGTGGCGAATGAAGGATCCATCCCAAAACATGACTTGGAGTCTCGGGCTGTGGTCGGGAAGGTCGGGGTTGGGGTCAGAGCGAGGGGAGACGGTAGGGCTGGGAGTACCCCGCCTCAGCCGCGGGGACAGACGTGTGCGGGGCTCTTCGTCACGCTGCGAGGGACGGTGCTGCGAGGGACGGTGCTGGACGGTGCCGTTCCCACAAGAGGGAGCGAGCAGGAGCCCAGCGAGCGCCGCAAGAGGCTGAACGGGTTGCACATCGTATAGTTCCGCACGCTATAGGATGTAGCCCGGTGCTGCAAGGCGCATTACACGGTGCACGGTGTGACACCTGCACGGTGCGACACCTGCACCGTGTCACACACCGCATGGCGCTGTACGGGGCTCTGTACTATAAGGACCCGCACCCCCTATGTCCCTGCAGCCCGTACGGCTCCGCAGCCcgagcagctctgtggctgtaCGGCAGCACAGGGCTCTCCAGCCAAACCAGCCCCGCACCTGAACAGCTCCGCACCCCgcccagccccacatccctgaAGCTCACACCCGTGTGGCCCCGTCCCCCGGCAGCTCTGCACCCCCAGCAGGCAGCCAGGGGACATGGGCAGTGCGGGCACGGCCCCGGCTCTCTCTGCAGGACCTCCTGGGCGAGGGGCATCACAGCCCAGTCCGCAGCCAACCCGCCCCTGGCAAGGGAGTCCAGGTACCACGGGGGGActtcccagggatggtgattcttGGGGGAgccctgtgcagggtcaggagtcGGACTAAATGATCCTTGCatgtcctttccagctcagaagGTGCTATGACCACGATTTTAACTTGGGATGCCACCCTGCCGCGCCCTCCTGCCCGGGCCGGGGGTCGGGCTGGCGGCACCCTGTGCAAGGGCGGGCGATACTCGTGGAGTTGCGCAACACCGAACGGAGCTGCCGGAGCCTTCAACTCCGCGCTTCGGCCGCCGTTAACCATTAAACCAGAGCGGGGACGGCCGCGGAGCCTCCCCCGGGCCCCACAGGCTCCTCCAGGGCTGCGCTAACGGGGGCGGCGGGATCCGGCCCCCCAGGGACGGGACAGGATGGGGAATAAAGGCTGCTCcggctctgctcctcctcctgtgcTCCCCGGGCAGGTGTGGGGCCCCTCGGGTGTCCCGGTTCCCGGGGGACACTGCCCTTCACCCGGCTGGTCCCCAGTTCCTGTGGTGTGCAGGGGGACCCCGCGGGCGGCCGTCCCGGGGCGACACCGGGCGCTTGGCCGGGTTCGTGAGGGCTTTCCTGGTGTGCTGCTTTTTTCACTCTTACGAAAGCACCAGGGCATGGCGCAGGGTGGAAGCGGCACCTCCAGCCCCCCCGCACCACAGCAGGGAACACGGGGTGGCCAAGCACCCCAGGAGCCAAGCTGGGAACAtcccctccccaggcaggggaTCCGCGGGATGCCGCCCCAGCAACCCCACAGCCCCCGAGCCACGGGAATCAGCCGTGtcagccagcccagggctgctgagggACAGGCGGGGGAGACAGGAGGGGGGGGACAGACGGGGGCCACCATCTGGGACAGCCGCACGGACTCTGTCCCGGCCTTCAGGCTGCGGGTTGGTcaatccagcagcagcaggacccgGTGGCCCGT belongs to Corvus moneduloides isolate bCorMon1 chromosome 17, bCorMon1.pri, whole genome shotgun sequence and includes:
- the LIME1 gene encoding lck-interacting transmembrane adapter 1, producing MAAAGGEGTEVTRLLPAGAALALLGGLVYLGALCAACKRKGRKKVAPDGVKLVDEALLRQTQLRSLSKSDTKLHELYRVKVRDDVQRPASLDLACPAGPGGESLHSAGLLHRELPQIPVPEPPAASPAPDQTYSNLLFTPLRKPAPDTVYECLAVEGEDAPVPPMPSGTQVSPPRAVHGAADYACVHKVKKTMSVEVQDGAAAGPPGTQHCWDGAGNAPQAKLEEMYSTVCKATRKKSQVPASSQRAVKEAGSGWLPPLQQEGAPAAPGPPDPCYESINDRAWTAQGRGPDPDYEAVDINWKKTAKRGKLGMPCVPENLYESVVDIWAGEPRKASARTAANGLEVYITNL